One Candidatus Devosia phytovorans genomic window carries:
- a CDS encoding P1 family peptidase encodes MLAGPRNLITDIVGLRVGNAQDRHIKTGVTVLTADRPFVASVDIMGGSPGTRETDLLAPDKLVEDIDALVLSGGSAFGLDAASGVVDGLRRAGRGFRVGDATIPIVPAAIVFDLLNGGAKDWQTNPYPALGSRALDAAGPDFALGTAGAGTGALTANLKGGLGSASLLLPSGHVVGALVVANPTGSVTMGDAPNFWAAPFETGGEFGGLGPRLSPLSFEETARSKRDPAGPMANTTIAIVATDALLTKAQVKRLAVAAQDGIARGASPAHSQVDGDLVFALSTRDKPIADPVLDILRLGHAAAVCLSRAMARAIYLAEPAPGDPVPTWSQRWGQAD; translated from the coding sequence CGATATCGTCGGCCTCCGGGTCGGCAATGCGCAAGACCGCCATATCAAGACTGGCGTGACCGTCCTGACTGCCGACCGGCCGTTTGTGGCCTCCGTCGACATCATGGGCGGTTCGCCCGGAACGCGTGAAACCGACCTTCTGGCCCCCGACAAGCTGGTGGAGGACATCGACGCTCTGGTGCTGTCGGGCGGCTCCGCCTTCGGGCTGGACGCGGCCTCGGGCGTGGTGGATGGCCTGCGCCGCGCTGGCCGCGGCTTCCGTGTCGGCGATGCGACCATTCCCATCGTCCCGGCCGCCATTGTCTTCGACCTGCTCAACGGCGGCGCCAAGGACTGGCAAACCAATCCCTATCCGGCACTCGGATCGCGCGCTCTTGACGCCGCCGGCCCAGATTTCGCCCTTGGCACCGCCGGCGCGGGGACGGGCGCCCTGACCGCCAATCTCAAGGGTGGGCTTGGCTCGGCCTCGCTGCTGCTGCCCAGCGGACATGTCGTGGGCGCCCTGGTCGTCGCCAATCCAACCGGCAGCGTCACCATGGGCGATGCTCCCAACTTCTGGGCCGCCCCCTTCGAAACCGGGGGCGAATTCGGCGGACTAGGCCCGCGCCTGTCACCCCTCAGCTTTGAAGAAACCGCGCGCTCCAAACGCGATCCGGCTGGTCCCATGGCCAATACCACCATTGCCATCGTCGCCACCGACGCCCTGCTGACCAAGGCGCAGGTCAAGCGCCTGGCCGTCGCCGCCCAGGATGGCATTGCCCGCGGTGCCAGTCCCGCCCACAGCCAGGTTGACGGCGACCTGGTATTTGCCCTCTCGACACGCGACAAGCCGATCGCCGATCCGGTGCTCGATATCCTGCGCCTCGGCCATGCTGCCGCAGTCTGCCTCAGCCGCGCCATGGCCCGTGCCATCTACCTGGCCGAACCGGCACCCGGCGATCCCGTCCCCACCTGGTCGCAGCGCTGGGGGCAGGCGGACTAA
- a CDS encoding aldo/keto reductase: MSEKIRWGIIGPGSIAKAFWGGVAGSKHGVITAIATRDPNKPNLATDFPGAKVVHGYDALLADPEIDAVYIAVPHTGHAEWAIKAAEAGKHVLVEKPFALSSFEIDAVFHAHRKAGTFAGEAFMYRLHPQTAKLGELIRSGVIGDVRMIQSSFGFSMGKFQPEHRLFASKLAGGGILDVGGYPVSMSRFVAGQAMGKPFADPVKVSGTAKLNAEGTDDWAAAVLTFENGIVAQVSCAVMANLDNVLRIHGSEGRIEVPDFWFAGGNRDKGAGRIDVIKNGKTETISVNEERHVYSFEADAAAEAIFAKRQELAAPGMSWADSLGNARVLDAWRKDAGIEFSVEKSTTRVNTLDNRKLGPNTGVIPKRSIPGLGKQASAVALGFEDFRSFASGAILLDAFWEKGGNIFDTAFVYGSGYTEKLFGEWHKNRGTREGAVLIGKGAHSPLVYPDVIAKQLTQSLDRLQTDYVDVYFMHRDNVEVPVGEFVDAMDAEVKAGRIRGPFGGSNWTKERFDEAVAYAERTGKTKPQALSNNFALSEMLVPIWDGCVTASTDEWKAWLKARQVTNFSWSSQGRGFFTDRAGRDKTDNEELVRCWYNDKNFARRDRAIELGKQLGHSPIHIALAFVLAQDFPSIPLIGPRTLGELDDSLKTFEIKLTPDQVAWLDNG, translated from the coding sequence GATCCCAATAAGCCCAACCTGGCGACCGATTTCCCCGGCGCCAAGGTTGTGCATGGCTATGACGCCTTGCTGGCCGATCCGGAGATCGACGCCGTCTATATTGCCGTGCCACATACCGGCCACGCCGAATGGGCGATCAAGGCAGCCGAAGCGGGCAAGCATGTGCTGGTGGAAAAGCCGTTTGCCCTCTCGTCCTTCGAGATCGACGCGGTGTTCCACGCCCATCGCAAGGCCGGCACCTTCGCCGGCGAAGCCTTCATGTATCGCCTGCATCCGCAGACGGCGAAGCTGGGCGAGTTGATCCGCTCGGGCGTCATTGGCGACGTGCGGATGATCCAGTCGAGCTTCGGCTTTTCCATGGGCAAGTTCCAGCCCGAACATCGCCTGTTCGCCTCCAAGCTCGCCGGTGGCGGCATTCTTGATGTCGGCGGCTATCCGGTGTCGATGTCGCGCTTCGTGGCCGGCCAGGCCATGGGTAAGCCCTTTGCCGATCCGGTCAAGGTTTCCGGCACGGCCAAGCTCAATGCCGAAGGCACCGACGATTGGGCTGCAGCGGTCCTCACCTTCGAGAATGGCATTGTTGCCCAGGTGTCCTGCGCGGTGATGGCCAATCTCGACAATGTGCTGCGCATCCACGGCTCGGAAGGCCGCATCGAAGTGCCGGACTTCTGGTTTGCCGGTGGCAATCGCGACAAGGGCGCAGGCCGGATCGACGTCATCAAGAATGGCAAGACCGAGACGATCAGCGTCAATGAAGAGCGCCATGTCTATTCGTTCGAGGCCGACGCGGCCGCCGAAGCCATCTTTGCCAAGCGGCAGGAACTGGCCGCGCCGGGCATGAGCTGGGCCGATAGCTTGGGCAATGCCCGGGTGCTCGACGCCTGGCGCAAGGATGCGGGGATCGAGTTCTCGGTCGAAAAATCCACCACGCGGGTCAATACGCTCGACAATCGCAAGCTCGGGCCCAACACGGGCGTCATTCCCAAGCGCAGCATTCCCGGTCTTGGTAAGCAGGCGTCCGCCGTGGCGCTGGGCTTTGAGGACTTCCGCAGCTTTGCCTCGGGCGCCATCCTGCTCGATGCCTTCTGGGAGAAGGGCGGCAATATCTTCGACACCGCCTTTGTCTATGGCTCGGGCTATACCGAAAAGCTGTTCGGCGAATGGCATAAAAACCGCGGCACCCGCGAAGGCGCCGTGCTGATCGGCAAGGGGGCGCATAGCCCGCTGGTCTATCCCGACGTCATCGCCAAGCAGCTGACGCAGTCGCTTGACCGTCTCCAGACAGACTATGTCGATGTCTATTTCATGCATCGCGACAATGTCGAAGTGCCGGTGGGCGAATTCGTCGATGCCATGGATGCCGAGGTGAAGGCGGGCCGCATCCGCGGGCCGTTCGGTGGCTCGAACTGGACCAAGGAGCGGTTCGACGAGGCGGTCGCCTATGCCGAGCGCACGGGCAAGACCAAGCCACAGGCGCTCAGCAACAATTTCGCGCTCAGCGAAATGCTGGTGCCGATCTGGGATGGCTGCGTCACCGCTTCGACCGACGAGTGGAAGGCCTGGCTCAAGGCGCGGCAGGTCACCAATTTCTCCTGGTCCAGCCAGGGTCGCGGCTTCTTCACCGACCGTGCCGGTCGCGACAAGACCGACAATGAGGAACTGGTGCGCTGCTGGTACAATGACAAGAACTTTGCCCGCCGCGACCGGGCCATCGAGCTGGGCAAGCAGCTTGGCCACAGCCCGATCCACATTGCGCTGGCCTTTGTGCTGGCGCAGGATTTCCCGTCGATCCCGCTGATCGGTCCCCGTACACTCGGCGAGCTGGACGACAGCCTCAAGACCTTCGAGATCAAGCTGACACCGGATCAGGTGGCCTGGCTGGACAACGGCTAG